CTTGCCCTGTACGCGGGACTAACGTTCGTGGAACCGCTGGCCGGCATCATTGCGCTGTCGTGCTGGCTGCCGATGCACAAGCGGTTCCCCGGCGACCGAAAGTGTCCGGATACGGTGCCGGTAAGTGCGGCACGTCCGTCCGAACAAGCGAGCCATTGTATAACTTGAACGTTTTTGGCCCTTTGGGTTGTTTTAGATTCTTCAGTGCCACGGTGACTGTGATCCGATCGTGTTTTACAAGTTTGGTCAATTATCCTCGAGCGTGCTGAAATCGTTTATGCAAAAATCTCACTTCCAATCGTACGAAAGTCTCGGCCACAGTGCCTGCGATGCGGAGCTGGCCGATATGAAGGTAAACGAATGTGGCAATGTTCGGTATGATGGTGAGAATAACGTCGATAAATGGTGCTCCCTTTCAGAACTTCATCGCAACACACGTTCCTCGTCAGTGAGCGTTACCCGTACGGGCATCGGCCAAAATCCCACACGCTCACATCCCACAAATTACCACCAAACTGGCGTGCAATCGCGCGAAAGAAATGTAAAATTGTGCAAAGTGTGACATCGTGAGTCTCCGGTCGTTAATTGATTCGTTTTGTTCCTTCATTAAACAATGTTGTAACTTACTGGCGAGAGGAGACGGAAAAGATCAGACCAGATGCTTCTGCGATGGTGTTGTGCTTCGgtataaaaatgaagaatgAACATTACATCCTAAATACTTAAGGGCACGTAGGTTCGGGAGAAAAGCAACCATTGTTTTAGTAGGCGCTGGTAATGTGACAGAGGACTACACATTTTAAGGACTGCAAAACAATACAGAAACTGAGTCAATATCTTTATATCCTACCAGCAAATGGGTGAGCGAGTACCGCCTCTCGGTACGCGGACTCAGCGAAAGCAATACGAGATTCATGTCCACCACTGCTGGCAGCGTCGCGCCAAGGCATTGATTTTTCGCAATCTAAGTAACGTACGAAACtaagcaaaacgaaacgtcCCCGGAACTAATCGTAAACGTAAGTCTATAAAAAAGTATTCAAATCAAGCAAAGTTCATACGCAGCTTTACGATGAAAATCGATCAGAGGGATGGCGCGAATGAGTAGGATAATGAAGACGAAACCGTGAACGTGAGACAGAAAGTTAAACTTATTCTATTTTAGTCAAAACCAAGCAGAGCGTGGACACTCTATTTTCTGCTAGTTTAAGGTTTCAGCTCGTGCTAATCCGGTGGGCAGTTTTCGTAAAAACTGTTTTAAATCTACTATTATTCACCCTTTCGCAACTGGTTCCATTAGtttcaggttttgttttttcctttcttgcTCCTATTCGGAGGGCCTTTCATTCCGCTATTCCACCGTGTGATTTAATCCATTATGTTCCTTTGACCGTTCAAGTTTGTGACGAAAATTGACAAACGGCCGACAAAGCTACAATCTCCGAGTAAGCCGAACTAATCATTCAATGCCAACACAAGAGAGataataatgaaaatgaaacagtgtggaaacaatcgaaagggCGCCGTTAGGGCACAAGTAGGCTCTGTAGCCATTTACCAGAGAAATAGCTTTCCGTATATTCAATCGCTGGCAGAGAATACCTTCTTCTGGCATGAGGGAGATCCCCATCCTGTTACTCTATTGGAAGCTGGTAGTCACTTTCggcaaattattcaaatcctTAGATCACATTACTTCCGCGTTGCGTAGGAAGCGAAAAGATGCGTCAAAAGCGTTAATCTATTCGAGCACGAACCGTATAATGTGGAAAGTTTAAACCGCTTCGCGATTAATGCGTCCCCTCGGTCGAATGGTGGTTCATTGGCAGACAGAAATACGGAAGAGGCTATGGCATCGGAAACCGGAACTACTAATAGAAACACAACCAACATAATGTAATTTGATCGTAACACTACTACAAGAGATACAACAATATATTTTAGGTTACAAAACGCGTTTGCCCTTTCTTTCAGACTTGAAATAAGCTTTGGAAAGGATGGCGAAAGTATGCAAATATGGTAAGGTTGGATGTCGAAAAACCATTTGCAGATAGTTCGTACAATAGGGTCGATATATTTCGCAAAGAAAACTTCATACACATTTGACGATCATTCATTTGCCAGCCGTAGTGTAGCAAAGCGATAACCCCTGGAGCGGGTGCCCCGGATCAACACCTTGAACGTTCCCTTATTGCATATTTTGAACAGCTTCTCCAATCCTTTCACGGTCACGTACGCGAGTCCGGTGACTTTACCTTCGCTTAGGCTGAAGCAACACTGCGTCACGTATCCGAAGCATTCACGGCTGCACTGGTCCCTCACCGTGGCCGGCTGACCCGGCAACCACAGTTCGGCCATCTCTTCTAGCTGTTCCTGCACTCGCATCCCATTGTTGGCCGCCGCGATTCTCACCAAAACGCCCGGATTGGCCCGCTGACGGCGTTTCTTTTCGCGCACCCGTTGACCACGCAGGCGTTTCAACGTGCGCAAGTGTTGCGCCCGGAGCACCTTCCGCTCGCGCTCGTGCGGATCTTTCCTCAGCGGTTCCGTGTACACGGGCCCGTGCTCACTGTCCAGGCGGTTCCTTTTATTCGCCCGGAAGTCTTCCCGCTTCGGCAGACAGAGGATGGCATTAGCACCCGGATTACCGCGCGTTTTCAGTGTTATCAAGAGCGGAACAAGGGCAGCCGGCGGCAGACCGATGCTACGGATGTTGAACTTTCGGTCGAGCGCCAGCCGTAGCTTAGCCAGTGCATCCTTATCGCGCAGGACGAAGAAAGTGTCAGCCTGTGGATTGTCCACGCCGCCCTTTGCCGTACCGTTCCACTCGTGCACGAGCTGTGTCCAGGGGCACCGGAAGGGGGAAGCGATGGACAGCTTCGTATAGTTTACCCTCCGGTTGTTCGGGCGATTGAAATACCTTCGAAGGGCTTCCGTATGCGCGGTGGCCGACTCGGACCGCCCGAGAATCGTATCCGGAGCAGCCGAGCGATCGGTGCCCGATTCGATCGCCATCATGTCGAGCTCCCGTTGACCGGCCGCTTTTGCGCCCCACCGGGTAAGCGAGTGCCACAGTGGAAGTCCGTAACCGGCCGGCACAATAACGTCCCAGCCAGCGCCGTAGCCGAGCCGCTTGTAATCGGCATCCTGGGAACCGGGTGTTTGAAGCAGCAAGATCGGTACGGGTTGAAGGTAAGCCTCAGTAGCGCACCGTTCACCCGGCACCAGTGCCTCGATGCTACGGCGGTGGCTCAGTTCGTGGGTCGATTTCATCTCCTCCGTAACACGGTTCCGTATAGTGTCGTCCCACAGCGGCGAGTAGCTTGTGGAAACGGTGGCCGTGGGGCACTGATTGTCATCCAGCTGGGCATATCTCGAAGGAATGCCGGGCAGTGCTTTGGTGCGCTTTTGGGGACGATTTAGACGTGGATCTTCGACGACGAGACCGATCACCTCACCCGGCGACAGTTCACCGGGCGATGTTCGATCTTTGTTGGCCCCCCAGTAGACTGCCTGCTGTCGAAGGATTTTCTTAGCCTGTGGCACACCCTCCACGAACTCACTGTACCAAGTGCCGGTGCTACGGGATGGATCAAACTCCGCGGGAGGTTTGTAAAGCCGCAACGCTTTGGCAAGAGTCGCCTGCGATAGCGGACCCGTCAGGTGGAACCGATTGAGAGTGTCTTTCAGTTCGATCACCTCTACCTCGCCGTTGGCCTGCGAGGTGGCTCGGTATCTCGGACATCGGATGTCGACCGGATTGCGCGTGATGTCTGCGAGGCATTCGCTTGTCTCACGGAGAGCATTTTTGAGGCCAAAAATTAGTACCAACTGTTCGACCAGCTTCCGGTAGAGGCTGGGATGGGCAAATATCCAAACCGTGCGTCGGTCCTCTGTTTCTCCGGCTCGCCACACAAAGCGTACCTTTCCGAGGCACCCGTACGGATACTGTCCGTCTTCGTACAGCCACACGTAACCGGCTCGAGTTCCCGCGCCGTACGCTTTTCCTGCCATGGTCAAGCCCACGCGCTCGCTGCATAGCCGGCGCAAGCCTTCCCGCAGCGCTGTCTCGGTTCCCCGCACCTCCACACAGCCTTCGTAGGACAGGTCATGCAGCAAGCAATGCTTCGAGGTTGCCCGGTAGCACGCTCGGTAGCCCTTGTTGCAGGGCGTCTGGGCAACCTTGTAaccccaccgggcggccatgTGAAACCGTCGGGCGTGCCAAATGTGCGTCTCGAGCCACACGAACGTACGCTTCCGTCGCTCGTACTCCTTCAGCAGATTGTGTGGTTTGCGACGAAACTTGCGCGACGGCCGctttttcttctccgacaCGCCGCTCTTGCTGAACTGCGACAGGTGGGCGGAGCGGAACTTGCGTGGCAATCGCTTCGAATTGTACGACATGGCACGGCGTCTCATGTGCAGCGGCAACGATTGGTGCATCAGCTTGCGCTGGTGCACGTTGCTGGCCATCTTGCGCAGCATCAGTAACACCTCGTCCTTACGCTCCTCGGCGAAGCGCACCATTTCGAGACCCATTGGCAGTGTTACGGGGCCACCGACAGCCGCATCATACTGGAGCTTCTGCGACTGTTCCATCGTGGCTGACTTGGACAGCGCAGGCACCCTTGAGTGAAAACCTTTAGGCCAATTTTACTTTTAACCACCaatcgagaagaaaaacgtttGTTGTTGATCAGCATACCGGCGAAGCGAACTGTCAAAAGCACGTTGAACGAAACAGGGTGACCCGAAACACTGAACGAAGAGCTGAGGAGAAGCTGAAGCTGTTGCAACTGCTGAATCATTCGTAATTTTAACGAAAATTGCCTCATCTCGATTGCCCGTTTCGTACATTATTCTAAATATCCTCCGTTCCGATTTCCGTTCTTTCAGTTTATATCGTTTTCTTCCTACGTTTGTTCGCCCGCCTTGTCCTGACGAAATATACTTTGAGGTTGGGGTGTTAAAGcttgaatttattattaattttctcactGTGTACTACACATTTTGTTTAATTGGATATAGCGGTAACTATTTTCAATG
The nucleotide sequence above comes from Anopheles bellator chromosome 1, idAnoBellAS_SP24_06.2, whole genome shotgun sequence. Encoded proteins:
- the LOC131216833 gene encoding ribonucleases P/MRP protein subunit POP1; this translates as MGLEMVRFAEERKDEVLLMLRKMASNVHQRKLMHQSLPLHMRRRAMSYNSKRLPRKFRSAHLSQFSKSGVSEKKKRPSRKFRRKPHNLLKEYERRKRTFVWLETHIWHARRFHMAARWGYKVAQTPCNKGYRACYRATSKHCLLHDLSYEGCVEVRGTETALREGLRRLCSERVGLTMAGKAYGAGTRAGYVWLYEDGQYPYGCLGKVRFVWRAGETEDRRTVWIFAHPSLYRKLVEQLVLIFGLKNALRETSECLADITRNPVDIRCPRYRATSQANGEVEVIELKDTLNRFHLTGPLSQATLAKALRLYKPPAEFDPSRSTGTWYSEFVEGVPQAKKILRQQAVYWGANKDRTSPGELSPGEVIGLVVEDPRLNRPQKRTKALPGIPSRYAQLDDNQCPTATVSTSYSPLWDDTIRNRVTEEMKSTHELSHRRSIEALVPGERCATEAYLQPVPILLLQTPGSQDADYKRLGYGAGWDVIVPAGYGLPLWHSLTRWGAKAAGQRELDMMAIESGTDRSAAPDTILGRSESATAHTEALRRYFNRPNNRRVNYTKLSIASPFRCPWTQLVHEWNGTAKGGVDNPQADTFFVLRDKDALAKLRLALDRKFNIRSIGLPPAALVPLLITLKTRGNPGANAILCLPKREDFRANKRNRLDSEHGPVYTEPLRKDPHERERKVLRAQHLRTLKRLRGQRVREKKRRQRANPGVLVRIAAANNGMRVQEQLEEMAELWLPGQPATVRDQCSRECFGYVTQCCFSLSEGKVTGLAYVTVKGLEKLFKICNKGTFKVLIRGTRSRGYRFATLRLANE